The proteins below are encoded in one region of Paenibacillus albus:
- a CDS encoding ABC transporter permease produces the protein MPPTTEAVDAALRKPVRKTRTKQNIGYWKRFGPFYIMMAPALLVLLLNNYIPMIGSLIAFKQIEYTADSFFQSFMHSKWVGLANFDYLFSTTDAWTITRNTLLYNAVFIFLNLVIGVTFALLFNAMRNRRLAKLHQSVMFLPYFLSMIVISYLVYAFLNPDIGILNRVVLPWFGVEPIDWYSEPKWWPIILPIINTWKGIGYYAVIFLAAIIGIDQEYYEAATIDGASKWRQIRSITLPLIRPVIIVLTLLQIGRIFYSDFGLFFQVTRNSGILYDTTLVIDTYVYQGFIVSADIGMSSAAGLYQALVGFMLVLLSNLVIRRISKDDALF, from the coding sequence ATGCCGCCAACTACGGAAGCTGTGGACGCCGCATTGAGGAAGCCCGTGCGAAAAACGCGAACCAAACAAAACATCGGCTATTGGAAGCGGTTCGGGCCTTTTTATATCATGATGGCTCCTGCACTGCTTGTGCTGCTGCTGAACAATTACATCCCGATGATCGGCTCTTTAATCGCTTTTAAGCAAATTGAATATACAGCCGACAGTTTCTTCCAAAGCTTCATGCACAGCAAATGGGTCGGGTTAGCCAACTTCGATTACTTGTTCAGCACGACCGACGCTTGGACGATTACCCGCAACACGCTGCTGTACAACGCTGTCTTCATCTTCTTGAATTTGGTCATCGGCGTTACGTTCGCCCTCCTCTTCAATGCCATGAGAAACCGCCGGCTCGCGAAGCTGCACCAGTCGGTCATGTTCCTTCCTTACTTTCTGTCGATGATCGTCATTTCGTATCTTGTATACGCTTTCTTAAATCCGGACATCGGTATCTTGAACCGGGTCGTGCTTCCTTGGTTCGGTGTCGAGCCGATCGACTGGTACTCGGAGCCGAAGTGGTGGCCGATTATTCTGCCCATCATTAATACGTGGAAAGGGATCGGGTATTACGCGGTTATCTTCTTGGCCGCTATTATCGGAATCGACCAGGAGTATTACGAAGCGGCAACGATAGACGGTGCTTCCAAATGGCGTCAAATCCGCAGTATTACGCTCCCATTGATTCGCCCAGTCATCATCGTTCTGACGCTGCTGCAGATCGGCCGCATTTTCTATTCTGATTTCGGCTTGTTCTTCCAGGTGACTCGCAATTCGGGCATCCTCTACGACACGACACTCGTCATCGATACCTACGTGTACCAAGGCTTTATTGTAAGCGCCGATATCGGCATGTCTTCCGCGGCCGGTCTCTATCAAGCGCTCGTCGGGTTCATGCTGGTGCTGCTGTCAAATTTGGTCATTCGTCGGATCAGTAAAGACGATGCATTGTTCTAA
- a CDS encoding cache domain-containing sensor histidine kinase, which produces MQFMQSVRFKIVFGFLLLTAPMAFFLVYNNVYATNVVRDQISLHYNNLMEQQVKNNDAILQETMRYLYRMQGDPDIQTIQTLSLEDDDSDYTMAKMELTRRFLLDTGYYNKVDTFFVYSRKDDDMFFSTQYSFHFAEVQDALLKYTTKLASKDLPEEMQRWERFSIPHDTNYLIKTVDLGSGVYMGALVQIDRLNEELSQFDVGPDGATFVVDPAGNPLTNSPLPVVQESVVHNDIVEMTKQGRTSWNHSHFLVITQPSAISDIHYMIVIPETYTLKNLPYFQKMLYIWIPLTVAIVLSFYLLFLQRVMFKPLVALIRGMRKLGQGRFNVRLPAVPGNSEFTFMSSTFNLMAEQIEKLKIDVYEEQIRVQKAEYKHLQIQINPHFYMNSLNIIYNLAALKDYKLVQKMSLHLADYFRFLMLGHRTVVTLEDEIRHIEHYLEIQKIRYVTKLEYDIQVLPEHLPVQLSPLLLQPFVENSVIHGFTKKVQDGTPFRISISSSHDDEKPDQLLMLTIMDNGPGFPEAFMEGLQSGEHFEEAGEHHLGIWNILRRFRMLYGDEGGIEFLNGEAGGAIVRMRLPLHGTSTFEEGQ; this is translated from the coding sequence ATGCAATTTATGCAGTCCGTTCGGTTCAAGATCGTGTTCGGCTTCTTATTGTTGACCGCGCCTATGGCGTTCTTCCTTGTCTACAACAACGTTTATGCGACGAACGTCGTGCGTGACCAGATATCGCTGCACTATAACAACCTGATGGAGCAGCAAGTGAAGAATAACGACGCCATCCTCCAGGAAACGATGCGTTATTTGTACCGCATGCAAGGCGACCCCGACATTCAAACGATACAAACGCTCTCTTTGGAAGATGACGATTCGGACTATACGATGGCGAAGATGGAGCTGACCCGGCGCTTCCTGCTCGATACGGGCTACTACAATAAGGTCGACACCTTCTTCGTCTATTCCCGCAAAGATGACGACATGTTCTTCTCCACCCAATACAGCTTCCACTTCGCCGAGGTGCAAGATGCTCTGCTGAAGTACACCACGAAGCTGGCCTCTAAGGATTTGCCCGAAGAGATGCAGCGCTGGGAGCGTTTCTCCATTCCGCACGACACGAATTACCTCATAAAAACGGTCGATCTCGGCTCCGGCGTCTATATGGGAGCATTGGTGCAAATTGACCGATTAAACGAAGAGCTCAGCCAATTTGACGTAGGTCCCGACGGGGCGACATTTGTCGTTGATCCGGCAGGCAATCCGCTGACGAACTCGCCGCTGCCTGTCGTTCAAGAGAGCGTCGTACATAACGATATTGTGGAGATGACCAAGCAGGGCCGTACGTCATGGAACCACAGCCATTTTCTCGTCATAACCCAGCCCTCGGCAATCTCGGATATCCACTATATGATCGTCATTCCTGAAACCTATACGCTGAAGAACCTGCCTTATTTTCAAAAAATGCTGTACATCTGGATTCCACTGACCGTAGCCATCGTCTTATCCTTCTATCTCCTGTTCTTGCAAAGAGTGATGTTCAAGCCTTTGGTCGCACTCATCCGAGGCATGCGGAAGCTGGGTCAAGGTCGATTCAATGTTCGGCTGCCGGCGGTCCCTGGTAACAGTGAATTCACCTTCATGTCGAGCACATTCAACCTCATGGCTGAACAGATCGAGAAGCTCAAAATCGACGTGTACGAGGAACAGATCCGCGTCCAGAAGGCAGAGTATAAACATCTCCAGATTCAAATCAATCCCCATTTCTATATGAACAGCCTCAATATCATTTATAATTTGGCCGCGCTGAAGGACTACAAACTGGTACAGAAGATGAGCCTGCATCTGGCCGACTACTTCCGTTTCTTAATGCTCGGGCATCGGACCGTAGTTACGCTTGAGGATGAAATTCGGCATATCGAGCATTATCTAGAAATTCAGAAAATCCGCTACGTGACGAAGCTGGAGTATGACATTCAAGTGCTCCCCGAGCATTTGCCCGTGCAGCTGTCCCCGCTGCTGCTGCAGCCTTTCGTCGAAAATTCGGTCATCCACGGCTTCACCAAGAAAGTTCAAGACGGCACGCCGTTCCGTATCTCCATCTCCTCAAGCCATGACGATGAGAAGCCGGATCAGCTCCTCATGCTGACAATCATGGATAACGGACCGGGATTTCCAGAGGCCTTTATGGAAGGCTTGCAAAGCGGCGAGCATTTCGAAGAAGCAGGCGAACATCATCTGGGAATCTGGAACATTCTCCGCCGCTTCCGCATGCTGTACGGCGATGAAGGCGGGATCGAGTTCCTGAACGGCGAAGCCGGAGGGGCGATTGTCCGTATGCGGCTGCCGCTGCACGGGACGAGCACATTCGAAGAGGGACAATAA
- a CDS encoding response regulator, whose translation MVSMLVVDDEIYALKGITQGIDWSDLPIHSIMGAEDAAEAISLLEKHPVDLIISDIEMPGLNGLELLRWTRDNCPGALTIFLTGHARFDYAQEALHNGCFDYILKPVDHDALKEVVKRALAEIELRREQQQFEEVIELTRRQWKNQLPILVERFWQELLSGRVRLTPERLKRQFEYFDIPLSQGGKILPVLLSIEHWDIELDTRDESIMEYALRKSAAEIILGDWPGTVLQDRNELNMVLLYLNDGATVDRAALLRKCREYVEACQSYFHCRVSCYVGEVSGIGGLASSLERLQQLERSNVSAPQSVQDADSRGYEMSSTGTGIQLPSFTDWGALLDNGGYEQLGMLVEDTLKQWQTEQASREALELFHYGMMSMLYRVAYRKGFSIYDIFTVSELREYQVPRNSIQLLAWAAKMVYKMGQAIADRPREASAVIAKVQSFIHENLHTELTRDDIAASVYRNPAYLSRLYRKETGNSLSDYITEIRIERAKRCLIETNDKVSNIAEEVGYVHFSYFAKLFKKMTGLSPQEYRKMHQNLH comes from the coding sequence ATGGTTAGCATGCTTGTCGTCGACGATGAGATCTACGCGCTGAAGGGAATTACGCAAGGCATTGATTGGAGCGATCTACCGATCCACAGTATTATGGGCGCAGAAGATGCAGCTGAGGCGATCTCGCTGCTAGAGAAGCATCCCGTGGATCTTATCATTTCCGATATTGAAATGCCCGGCTTGAACGGATTGGAGTTGCTGCGCTGGACTCGTGATAACTGCCCGGGAGCGCTGACCATCTTCCTTACGGGGCATGCGAGGTTCGATTACGCGCAGGAAGCGCTGCATAACGGCTGCTTCGACTACATCTTGAAGCCTGTCGATCACGATGCGCTGAAGGAAGTGGTGAAACGTGCTCTGGCCGAGATCGAGCTGCGAAGAGAACAGCAGCAATTCGAGGAGGTTATTGAACTCACCCGCAGGCAATGGAAGAACCAGCTTCCCATCCTGGTGGAGCGTTTCTGGCAAGAGCTGCTCTCCGGCCGCGTACGTCTGACGCCTGAACGGCTGAAGCGTCAATTCGAATACTTCGACATTCCGCTTAGTCAGGGAGGCAAGATTCTTCCGGTACTGCTCAGCATTGAACATTGGGATATCGAGCTCGATACGCGCGATGAAAGTATTATGGAGTACGCTTTGCGGAAATCCGCTGCGGAGATTATATTAGGGGATTGGCCGGGCACCGTGCTGCAAGACCGCAACGAACTGAACATGGTGCTGCTCTATTTGAACGACGGCGCCACCGTTGATCGCGCTGCTTTGCTACGCAAATGCCGTGAATATGTAGAGGCTTGCCAAAGTTATTTCCACTGCAGAGTATCCTGCTATGTTGGTGAAGTCTCTGGAATAGGCGGGCTTGCCAGCTCGCTTGAGCGGCTGCAGCAATTGGAGCGGTCCAACGTGTCCGCACCTCAGTCTGTTCAGGATGCAGATTCGCGCGGCTATGAGATGAGCAGTACCGGTACGGGCATTCAACTTCCTTCGTTCACGGATTGGGGAGCTCTGCTCGATAACGGCGGTTATGAACAGCTCGGCATGCTAGTCGAGGACACGCTGAAGCAATGGCAGACCGAGCAGGCGAGCCGTGAAGCGCTGGAGCTATTCCACTATGGCATGATGAGCATGCTGTATCGCGTCGCTTATCGCAAAGGTTTCTCTATCTACGATATTTTCACAGTCAGTGAGTTAAGAGAGTACCAAGTTCCGCGAAATTCAATCCAGCTGCTGGCATGGGCCGCCAAAATGGTTTACAAAATGGGACAAGCCATCGCAGATCGTCCGCGCGAAGCGTCCGCTGTCATCGCGAAGGTTCAATCGTTCATTCATGAGAATTTGCATACGGAGCTGACCCGCGACGACATCGCCGCTTCCGTCTACCGCAACCCCGCTTACTTGTCGCGTCTGTATCGCAAGGAGACAGGAAATTCTTTATCCGACTACATTACGGAAATACGCATCGAACGCGCGAAGCGGTGCTTAATCGAAACGAACGATAAAGTGAGCAATATCGCGGAAGAGGTTGGCTATGTCCATTTCTCCTATTTTGCCAAGCTATTCAAGAAGATGACAGGCTTATCCCCCCAAGAGTATCGCAAAATGCATCAAAATCTACATTAG
- a CDS encoding ABC transporter substrate-binding protein codes for MFVGKRKLGRSISLLVGASLVLSALPVASAASSSSLAPYKLTLYYPGSPAKDEAKVEAKMNTYLKSKINATIDLIPIDWGQWDSKMNLLKASREPMDIIFTAQWNGHANDVAKNVFLALDDSRGPAGNLIAQYGKDITRTLDPAFLKGSKVNGHNYGIPTNKELAAQGGVIYRKDIADKLGLTSQLNAVKSVNDLAPILASVKKKMPSMTPLFLRDGDNFNSHYFMQQDYLGDTTIEGLIRKDGTSTKVITRFDDKKYMDQLALTRSLYKKGYINRDAATTQLSGQDALKKGNVFMIVASLKPGKDAEVAIAANLAGKLKQINMTDRTVSTGETAGSMLGISSTSKDPARAMMFINLLHSDKYLNNLLNFGIEGVHYQKQSSEIIKPGPSAANYNPGATWMFGNQFLNYVWNTEAPDKWAQFKAFNKGAKLSPALGFTFNAQPVKSQVAALVTVRSKYIAGLETGAIDPSKAKDFQKKELANGLDKVLKEKQKQLDAFLRSK; via the coding sequence ATGTTCGTAGGAAAAAGAAAGCTGGGAAGAAGCATCTCTCTCCTTGTTGGGGCTAGCCTGGTCTTATCCGCGTTACCGGTAGCGAGCGCCGCATCCAGCAGCTCACTTGCGCCATACAAGCTGACGTTGTACTATCCGGGCTCTCCGGCGAAGGATGAAGCCAAAGTAGAAGCGAAAATGAACACGTATTTGAAGTCGAAAATCAATGCGACGATCGACTTGATTCCAATCGATTGGGGTCAATGGGACAGCAAAATGAACCTGCTTAAAGCAAGCCGCGAGCCGATGGACATTATCTTCACAGCGCAATGGAATGGCCATGCTAACGACGTAGCTAAAAATGTGTTTCTAGCACTCGACGATTCCAGAGGTCCTGCCGGCAACTTGATCGCGCAATACGGCAAAGACATCACCCGGACGCTAGATCCTGCTTTCCTGAAGGGGTCTAAAGTAAATGGCCATAACTACGGCATTCCGACGAACAAAGAATTGGCTGCACAAGGCGGCGTCATCTACCGCAAAGATATCGCCGACAAGCTCGGCCTCACCTCTCAGCTGAACGCAGTCAAATCCGTCAATGATCTCGCGCCGATTCTGGCGTCGGTCAAGAAGAAAATGCCAAGCATGACGCCGCTCTTCCTGCGTGACGGCGATAACTTCAACTCCCACTATTTCATGCAGCAGGATTACCTTGGCGATACGACGATCGAAGGACTGATCCGCAAAGACGGCACAAGCACGAAAGTCATTACAAGATTTGACGATAAGAAGTATATGGATCAGCTGGCATTAACCCGCAGTCTCTACAAGAAAGGTTATATCAACAGAGATGCTGCAACGACGCAGTTGTCCGGTCAGGATGCCTTGAAGAAGGGCAACGTATTCATGATCGTTGCTTCGCTGAAGCCAGGTAAAGATGCCGAAGTCGCCATTGCCGCGAACTTGGCTGGCAAGCTGAAGCAAATTAACATGACGGACCGCACCGTATCGACGGGCGAAACAGCGGGCTCTATGCTCGGAATTTCCTCGACGTCCAAAGATCCGGCGCGTGCGATGATGTTCATCAATTTGCTCCACTCCGACAAATACTTAAATAACCTGCTTAACTTCGGTATCGAAGGCGTTCACTACCAGAAACAATCGAGCGAAATCATTAAACCAGGTCCAAGCGCAGCGAACTACAATCCAGGCGCGACATGGATGTTCGGCAACCAGTTCTTGAACTATGTTTGGAATACGGAAGCTCCAGATAAATGGGCTCAATTCAAAGCCTTCAACAAAGGTGCGAAGCTATCTCCGGCGCTTGGCTTTACGTTCAACGCTCAGCCGGTGAAATCGCAAGTAGCCGCTCTCGTTACCGTCCGCAGCAAATATATCGCAGGTCTGGAAACAGGCGCAATTGACCCATCAAAAGCAAAAGACTTCCAGAAGAAAGAGCTCGCGAACGGACTCGATAAAGTGCTTAAAGAGAAGCAGAAGCAATTGGATGCGTTCTTGAGATCGAAGTAA
- a CDS encoding alkaline phosphatase, translating to MKRMGKGMKSAIAVTAVAAIAITSSVAAQTSTQADAASSKTKNVILFVGDGMGTAQRDAIRLATVGEKGKLAMDAMPYVGLLHTSSTTPVTDSAAAATAFASGVKTYNGAIGMDENKKSVKTIMEYAKEAGKSTGVVTTSQVTDATGAAFGAHVENRALQSDIALQYLTKSKIDVILGGGEDFWYPAGETGKFKDEPAEDPSEKSKGTQGNLVNKAKQLGYSFVSNKTDLAKAKGGKLLGLFSNEEMFQQRPEGEGDIYNPVVSLPAMTKKAIDTLDANKKGFFLMVEEEGTDEFAHSNNAKMTIKAGQQLDSAVQVAKDYAKKNPDTLVLVLADHETGGFSIEEVSADDESGDGISKEDGPFAIANSKLNFVVDWTTSGHTAVDVPVTAAGKNAELFSGVYENTEIFTKLMQSLGFKK from the coding sequence ATGAAACGGATGGGTAAGGGCATGAAGAGTGCGATTGCTGTAACAGCGGTAGCTGCAATTGCGATTACAAGCAGCGTTGCTGCTCAAACATCGACACAAGCGGATGCGGCATCTTCGAAGACGAAGAATGTCATTCTGTTCGTCGGCGACGGCATGGGTACGGCGCAGCGTGATGCGATTCGCCTTGCAACAGTCGGCGAGAAGGGCAAGCTGGCTATGGATGCAATGCCTTATGTCGGTTTATTACATACGAGCTCGACGACTCCGGTGACGGATTCCGCTGCGGCTGCGACTGCTTTTGCCAGCGGCGTGAAGACGTATAACGGTGCGATCGGCATGGACGAGAACAAGAAGTCTGTGAAGACAATTATGGAATATGCGAAGGAAGCGGGCAAATCGACGGGCGTCGTGACGACGAGCCAAGTAACGGATGCAACTGGCGCAGCTTTTGGCGCGCATGTTGAGAACCGTGCTCTGCAAAGCGATATCGCGCTGCAATACCTCACGAAGAGCAAGATCGATGTTATCCTCGGCGGCGGCGAAGATTTCTGGTACCCTGCGGGCGAGACAGGCAAGTTCAAGGACGAGCCGGCTGAAGATCCATCCGAGAAGAGCAAAGGCACGCAAGGCAATCTCGTAAACAAAGCGAAGCAGCTCGGCTACAGCTTCGTATCGAACAAGACGGATCTGGCAAAAGCAAAAGGTGGCAAGCTGCTTGGCCTGTTCTCAAATGAAGAAATGTTCCAGCAGCGTCCAGAGGGCGAAGGCGACATCTACAATCCGGTCGTATCGCTGCCTGCTATGACGAAGAAAGCGATTGATACGCTTGATGCGAATAAAAAAGGCTTCTTCTTGATGGTTGAAGAAGAAGGCACGGATGAGTTCGCGCACAGCAACAATGCGAAGATGACGATTAAAGCAGGCCAGCAGCTGGACAGCGCGGTTCAAGTAGCGAAGGATTATGCGAAGAAGAATCCGGACACGCTCGTGCTGGTACTTGCTGACCATGAAACAGGCGGCTTCTCTATCGAGGAAGTAAGCGCAGATGACGAGAGCGGCGACGGCATTTCGAAGGAAGACGGTCCATTCGCAATCGCGAACTCGAAGCTGAACTTCGTTGTCGACTGGACAACGTCCGGCCACACAGCGGTTGACGTACCGGTAACTGCAGCAGGCAAGAACGCAGAGCTGTTCTCCGGCGTTTACGAGAACACGGAGATCTTCACGAAGCTGATGCAATCGCTTGGATTTAAGAAGTAA
- a CDS encoding carbohydrate ABC transporter permease has translation MATVAVKRKKHFNEIASFPNFLINGFFCFYTILCVLPLLLVIAVSFSDENSVLVDGYKLWPEKFSTGAYDFLLSDWESIVRSYGVSILVTLGGTLIALITMALYAYPISRQDFPHRKVFSFIMFFTLLFNSGLVPFYLLYTQGLHLRDNLWVLMIPMFVQPFFVLLIRTFFTHSVPPALLESAKIDGAGEWRIFAQIVLPLSLPVLATVGLFCTLNYWNDWFLSLLFINDDTLYTIQFRMYQALLDITFLSANSTAYSAILAQNPDYQLPTETVTMAMAVVGIGPIVFAYPFFQRFFIKGLTVGAIKG, from the coding sequence ATGGCGACTGTCGCAGTCAAACGGAAGAAGCATTTCAATGAAATCGCAAGCTTTCCCAACTTTCTAATTAATGGGTTCTTCTGCTTCTACACGATACTTTGCGTGCTGCCTCTCCTACTCGTCATCGCGGTGTCCTTCTCGGACGAGAATAGCGTGCTGGTAGACGGTTATAAGCTGTGGCCGGAGAAGTTCAGTACCGGAGCATACGACTTCCTACTCAGCGACTGGGAGAGCATCGTCAGATCGTATGGCGTTTCCATCCTCGTTACGTTAGGCGGAACGCTGATCGCGCTTATTACGATGGCGCTTTATGCGTATCCGATATCGAGACAAGACTTTCCGCATCGCAAAGTGTTCTCCTTCATCATGTTCTTCACACTTCTGTTCAACAGCGGACTTGTTCCTTTCTATCTCCTGTATACACAGGGCTTGCATCTGCGGGATAACTTATGGGTGCTCATGATTCCGATGTTCGTCCAGCCCTTCTTCGTCCTGCTTATTCGCACCTTCTTCACGCATTCCGTACCACCTGCGCTCCTGGAATCCGCGAAAATCGACGGTGCCGGGGAATGGCGCATATTCGCCCAGATCGTGCTGCCGCTGTCGCTGCCCGTCCTTGCGACTGTCGGATTGTTCTGTACGCTGAACTACTGGAACGATTGGTTTCTGAGCTTGCTCTTCATTAATGACGATACGCTGTATACGATCCAGTTCCGTATGTATCAGGCGCTGCTCGATATTACCTTCCTGAGCGCCAACTCAACGGCTTACTCCGCGATTTTGGCTCAAAATCCGGATTACCAACTGCCCACAGAGACGGTAACCATGGCGATGGCCGTTGTCGGTATTGGCCCAATCGTGTTCGCGTACCCCTTCTTCCAGCGCTTCTTCATTAAAGGGTTAACAGTCGGAGCAATAAAGGGATAA
- a CDS encoding amidoligase family protein, with protein MWPSVVDWKMLRFGVEIEFVGGKPEDLQLLPGWIMSLDEHQLDETGAKSGSELKPPPMLWSEREQLRVMLDRLEAQGASANWSCGLHIHVGLEPWGQEAVLPMLDAALLHQASLEQLLQMSEHRRIYCPRVTKEMRDRFAAEPRKESVRHSGRPQSHRCGINTAAWFDIGTVEIRCANGSTNYAEVLNTIELCLRFVASVGAGTTLPAKGDPLELAAALGAPASGYPASAPAPQWHMVRMQLEDTLIPILEPLVQELIPGGEVHDILPTEGGLMLTIEDTDGKPHKFVVEPPTTGWTVKRQHS; from the coding sequence ATGTGGCCATCTGTTGTTGATTGGAAAATGCTGCGTTTTGGAGTTGAGATTGAATTTGTAGGAGGCAAGCCGGAAGATCTCCAGCTGCTGCCCGGCTGGATCATGTCGCTGGATGAGCACCAGCTGGATGAAACCGGCGCGAAATCGGGAAGCGAGCTTAAGCCTCCACCGATGCTGTGGTCAGAGCGCGAACAGCTCCGCGTTATGTTGGACCGACTGGAAGCGCAAGGCGCATCCGCCAATTGGAGCTGCGGTCTGCATATCCATGTCGGACTTGAGCCGTGGGGACAGGAGGCTGTCCTTCCCATGCTGGATGCAGCGCTGCTCCATCAGGCTTCGCTAGAGCAGCTGCTGCAAATGAGCGAGCATCGGCGGATCTATTGTCCGCGCGTAACGAAGGAGATGCGGGACCGCTTCGCAGCGGAGCCACGCAAAGAGTCGGTTCGCCATAGCGGACGCCCGCAATCCCATCGTTGCGGCATTAATACGGCCGCATGGTTCGATATTGGGACGGTCGAAATCCGCTGTGCCAACGGCAGCACCAACTATGCTGAGGTGCTGAATACGATTGAGCTCTGTTTGCGTTTTGTCGCTTCGGTCGGAGCCGGCACAACGCTGCCAGCCAAAGGAGATCCGCTTGAGCTGGCGGCGGCGCTTGGCGCACCTGCGAGCGGATATCCCGCATCCGCTCCTGCACCGCAGTGGCATATGGTGCGGATGCAGCTCGAGGATACTCTCATCCCGATCCTGGAGCCGCTTGTCCAAGAGCTCATCCCAGGTGGCGAAGTGCATGATATTCTACCAACCGAAGGCGGACTCATGCTCACCATCGAAGACACGGATGGCAAACCGCACAAATTCGTCGTCGAACCGCCGACAACCGGCTGGACGGTGAAGCGCCAGCACTCCTAG